A region of Paraburkholderia largidicola DNA encodes the following proteins:
- a CDS encoding DUF2591 domain-containing protein, which translates to MRVSELEGALLDYWVARADNLPKPRVDDGFCWIEEPACDGDPAGALEAAFAPSTDWAQCGPIIERARIHLVPAAAGDRASWTGSVPAGASTIEQVGESPLIAAMRAFVASHFGDTVADEAGTH; encoded by the coding sequence ATGAGAGTTTCAGAGCTGGAAGGCGCGTTACTCGATTATTGGGTCGCACGAGCAGACAATCTGCCGAAGCCGCGCGTCGACGACGGCTTCTGCTGGATCGAGGAGCCCGCCTGCGACGGCGATCCCGCTGGCGCGCTCGAAGCCGCATTTGCGCCGTCCACGGACTGGGCGCAATGCGGCCCGATCATCGAACGGGCGAGAATCCATCTCGTGCCGGCCGCGGCGGGCGATCGCGCATCATGGACGGGGTCGGTTCCGGCCGGCGCGAGCACCATCGAGCAGGTCGGTGAATCGCCGCTGATTGCCGCGATGCGCGCGTTCGTGGCGAGCCATTTCGGCGACACGGTCGCGGACGAAGCGGGCACGCACTGA
- a CDS encoding MgtC/SapB family protein encodes MGGWWHEVWLTVAREFSDLDDVKAITQVVMRLGLALLLGGALGFEREMAGRDAGLRTHMLVATGSALFVLVPLQAGFSQDNMSRVLQGLVSGIGFLGAGAIIKLSAEREVRGLTTAASLWLSAGVGVATGLGREATAILSTVIALVILGGVRMFKPLVPHNTDDKPASDEPSKRVE; translated from the coding sequence ATGGGTGGATGGTGGCATGAAGTCTGGTTGACCGTAGCCCGGGAATTCTCGGATCTCGACGACGTCAAGGCGATCACGCAAGTCGTGATGCGCCTGGGTCTCGCGCTGCTGCTGGGCGGCGCGCTGGGCTTCGAGCGCGAAATGGCCGGGCGCGACGCGGGGCTGCGCACGCACATGCTGGTCGCGACGGGTTCGGCGCTGTTCGTGCTCGTGCCGTTGCAGGCGGGGTTTTCGCAGGACAACATGAGCCGCGTGTTGCAGGGCCTCGTATCGGGCATCGGCTTTCTGGGCGCGGGCGCCATCATCAAACTCAGCGCGGAGCGGGAAGTGCGCGGACTGACGACGGCCGCGAGTCTCTGGCTCTCAGCGGGCGTCGGCGTCGCGACGGGACTCGGGCGCGAAGCGACCGCCATTCTCAGCACGGTGATCGCGCTCGTGATCCTCGGCGGCGTGCGGATGTTCAAGCCGCTCGTGCCGCACAACACGGATGACAAACCAGCATCGGACGAACCGTCGAAGCGCGTCGAGTGA
- a CDS encoding PAAR domain-containing protein: MKRYLILNGDTTTVSGTVQAVSTTIQLEGRDVAHEGDNVICPACNTTGKIQCDGPREVMTAPDGRHAALSDDLCICGCEPPPKLIASQQTFSVGE; encoded by the coding sequence ATGAAACGCTATCTGATCCTGAACGGCGATACGACGACGGTGAGTGGCACTGTGCAAGCCGTATCGACGACGATTCAACTCGAAGGCCGCGACGTCGCGCATGAAGGGGACAACGTGATCTGTCCCGCGTGCAATACGACGGGCAAGATCCAATGCGACGGCCCGCGCGAAGTGATGACGGCACCCGATGGCCGTCACGCCGCGTTGAGCGACGATCTCTGCATCTGCGGATGCGAGCCGCCGCCGAAGCTGATCGCGTCGCAGCAGACATTCTCCGTAGGCGAGTGA
- a CDS encoding SGNH/GDSL hydrolase family protein, translated as MTFDYRQASPRANPLHKRWRALAFVLLGIAATQADAATGPAHVVAAAGAADRPIIIDAQGDSTMFGYQTSDGFNKSWQTRDNPPALLQAALQARFGPHVIVQNNGVPGATLVDREKGINGYSQPYAQWAATSPAHIVIVNFALNDADNHVKEPPSAFRAHLMRFIEESRGAGRIVVLEEPNPVDYSVNRRIVPRYVAVVDEMAKHYRLALIRQYAYIGAMHDWRSLLIDRVHPTDALYRLKAERQREVVEPIVAKLVE; from the coding sequence ATGACGTTCGACTATCGACAGGCAAGTCCGCGCGCAAACCCGTTGCACAAACGCTGGCGCGCGCTGGCATTTGTCCTGCTCGGCATCGCCGCGACGCAGGCCGATGCCGCTACTGGCCCGGCGCATGTCGTGGCAGCGGCGGGCGCCGCGGACAGGCCCATCATCATCGACGCGCAAGGCGATTCGACGATGTTCGGCTATCAAACGTCGGACGGTTTCAACAAGTCGTGGCAAACACGGGACAATCCGCCCGCCCTGCTTCAGGCCGCGTTGCAGGCCCGCTTCGGCCCGCATGTGATCGTGCAGAACAACGGTGTGCCGGGCGCCACGCTCGTCGATCGCGAGAAAGGCATCAACGGATATAGCCAGCCCTACGCGCAATGGGCCGCGACGTCGCCGGCGCATATCGTGATCGTCAACTTCGCGCTCAACGATGCCGACAATCACGTCAAGGAACCGCCCTCGGCGTTTCGCGCGCACCTGATGCGCTTCATCGAAGAATCGCGAGGCGCGGGCCGGATCGTCGTGCTCGAAGAGCCGAACCCCGTCGATTATTCCGTGAATAGAAGGATCGTGCCGCGCTATGTCGCCGTCGTCGATGAAATGGCGAAGCATTACCGGCTCGCGCTGATCCGGCAGTACGCGTATATCGGCGCGATGCATGACTGGCGTTCGCTGTTGATCGACCGCGTGCATCCAACGGATGCGCTCTATCGGCTCAAGGCCGAGCGGCAGCGCGAAGTCGTCGAGCCGATCGTCGCCAAGCTGGTCGAGTGA